Sequence from the Candidatus Rokuibacteriota bacterium genome:
ACCTGCGCACGCTGCGCGGGATCACCACGAAGCCGATCTGCGTCGGCTTCGGCATCGGGACTCCAGCCCAGGTCGCGGCCGTGGGACAGGCGGCCGACGGTGTCATCGTCGGCTCGGCCATCGTCCAGCTCATCGAGAAGCACGCGGGCCAGGCCGACCTCGTGACGAAGATCGGTGATTTCATCGCGTCGCTCAAGGAGCCGCTCAGGCCCGCAGGCGAAGAGTCGAGGGCCTGAGCATGGCCGCCTGGTTCTGGAAGGGGAAGGGGGAAGGGGAGGACAGGCCCAAGAAGGTCAACATCGCTGAGGGCCTCTGGGTCAAGTGCGACTCCTGCAAGGAGATCGTCTACCGCGCAGAGGTCGACCGCGCCGGCCGCGTCTGCCCCAAGTGCCGCTACCCCTTCCGCATCAACGCGCGCGAGCGCATCGCCTCGATCGTGGACGAGGGCTCCTTCGAGGAGCGCGAGGCGGGGCTGCGCTCCAAGGACCCGCTCGGCTTCAAGGACACCAAGCGGTACACGGACCGCGTCAAGGCCGCCCGCAGCAAGACCGGTCTCGAGGAGGCGGTGCTGACGGGCGTCGCGCGCATCGGGGGGCACCCGGTCGTCCTCGCCGTCTTCGAGTTCGGCTTTCTCGGAGGCAGCATGGCCTCGGTGGTGGGCGAGAAGCTCGCGCGGGCCATCGAGCTCGCGATCCAGAAGCGGCTGCCGCTGCTGATCGTGTCGGCGTCCGGCGGGGCGCGCATGCAGGAGGGCATCCTCTCGCTCATGCAGATGGCCAAGACCGCCGCGGCGCTCAAGCGGCTGGCCGACGAGCGCCTGCCCTACATCTCGCTCCTCACCGACCCGACCACGGGCGGCGTCACGGCCAGCTTCGCCATGCTGGGCGATCTCATCCTTGCCGAGCCGCGCGCTCTCATCGGATTCGCCGGGCCGCGAGTGATCGCCGAGACCATCCGCCAGCCCCTGCCCGAGGGCTTCCAACGCTCGGAGTTCCTGCTCGAGCACGGCCAGCTCGATCTCGTGGTGGAGCGGCGCGAGATCCGCGAGACCCTCCGCCACATCTTCGGCTTCTTCGCGGGCCGGTCGCTGCCGGTCCCATGACGTATCGCGAGGCCGTGGCCCGCATTGCCGGGCTGCGGGGCGGCGAGATGGCCGGCATGCGCCCCGGCCTCGAGCGCATCGAGGCGCTCCTTGGAGCGGTGGGCAGCCCGGAGCGCGCGATGACGCTGGTGCAGGTGGCGGGCACCAACGGCAAGGGCTCCGTCGCCGCGATGCTCGCGGCCATCCTGCAGGCCGCCGGCCGCCGCGTCGGCCTCTACACCTCGCCCCACCTGCTGGACCTGCGCGAGCGCATCCGTGTGGACGGCCGCCCGATCGACGAGGCCGTTTTGGCCGACGGCGTGGAGGCGCTCGGCACGCTCCTGGCAAGGCTCGACGCGACCATGTTCGAGGCCCTGACCGCGCTCGCGCTCGACCACTTCGCGAGCGACGGCGTCGAGGTGGCGGTGCTCGAAACGGGTCTCGGCGGCCGGCTCGACTCGACCTCCGTCGGCCGTCCCGCCGTCGAGGTGATCACGCGCATCGACTACGACCACCAGGCGTATCTGGGCGATACGCTCGAGGCCATCGCCGGCGAGAAGGCGGCCATCATCAGGAGCGGGGTCGCACTTTCGGCCGGGCAGGAGCCTGCCGTCGAGGCCGTCCTCGCCCGCCAGGCAGCCCTGGTCGGCGTGCCGCTCCTCGTCGAGGGGCGCGATCTCCGCGTGCGGGTGCGAAGCGCGTCACTGGACGGCCAGTGGCTCGATCTCGAAGGGCCCGGATGGCGTCTGGACGACGTGCGCTGCGGACTCCTGGGCGTCTTCCAACCCGGCAACGCGCTCCTGGCGGCGGCGGCCGCCCGCGCCCTCGGCGCCGGCGACGCGGCGATCCGCGCAGGCCTCGGCCGGGCGCGCTGGCCCGGGCGCTTCCAGCTGATCCGCCGCGACCCGCCCGTCATCGTGGACGGAGCGCACAACCCGGCCGGCGCCCGGGCGCTCGCGGCTTCGCTCGAGGCGTACTTCCCCGGCAGGCGCGTCACCTTCGTCGTCGGCACCTCGGAGGACAAGGACCGGACCGGCATCCTGGGCGCGCTCCTGCCGCTGGCCGAGCGGGTCATCTGCACAGCCGCCAACCACCCGCGGGCCTCCTCCCCGGCCTCGCTCGCTGAGCTGGCGCGCTCCCTCGTCGGCGGCGGGACTACAAGAGTAGATACGGCGGCTACTCCGACCGAGGCCCTACAGATGGCCCTCTCGGAGGATCAGACCCCTACGGTTTGTGTGGCGGGCTCGCTCTATCTCATAGGCGAGATCCTCGCCCAAGCCACTGAAAATACAGATATTTTTAGCCAAGCCCTACGGCGTGGCTGATACCATATGGGTCTGTGCTCCTGAAATCTGCGCTCGACCTCTGTCCGCGCGGCCGCCTGACCCCTCGAGGCTGGGCCGCGGTCCTCGCCGTGGCCCTCTGGGGTCTCGCTGGTCCCGGGCCGGCCCTGGCGCAGCAGTCTCCCTTGTCCCTAAGCGGCCCGGGGGGTGAGACCAATATCGTCGCCGACCGCATGCAGCAGATTGGCGGCGACTCCGATCTCTTGCTGGCCACCGGCAATGTCGAGATCACCCGCGGAGGAAGCCGGCTCGTCGCCGACCGCGTGGAGCTGAACCGTGCCACCGGCGAGGCCGTCGCTCAGGGCAAGGCGGTGTTCTTCGACGGCCAGGACCGGCTCGTCGGGGAGCGCATCGATTTCAACCTCAATACCGGCACGGGCGTGGTCTACAAGGGCTCGACCTTCGTGCCGCCCTACTATCGCCTTTCCGCGGACCGGATGGACCGGCTGGGCGAAAGCGTCTACAGCGTCCGGCAGGGTATCTTCACCACGTGCGAGGGTGACAACCCCGCCTGGTCCTTCCGCCTTGGCT
This genomic interval carries:
- a CDS encoding folylpolyglutamate synthase/dihydrofolate synthase family protein, whose product is MTYREAVARIAGLRGGEMAGMRPGLERIEALLGAVGSPERAMTLVQVAGTNGKGSVAAMLAAILQAAGRRVGLYTSPHLLDLRERIRVDGRPIDEAVLADGVEALGTLLARLDATMFEALTALALDHFASDGVEVAVLETGLGGRLDSTSVGRPAVEVITRIDYDHQAYLGDTLEAIAGEKAAIIRSGVALSAGQEPAVEAVLARQAALVGVPLLVEGRDLRVRVRSASLDGQWLDLEGPGWRLDDVRCGLLGVFQPGNALLAAAAARALGAGDAAIRAGLGRARWPGRFQLIRRDPPVIVDGAHNPAGARALAASLEAYFPGRRVTFVVGTSEDKDRTGILGALLPLAERVICTAANHPRASSPASLAELARSLVGGGTTRVDTAATPTEALQMALSEDQTPTVCVAGSLYLIGEILAQATENTDIFSQALRRG
- the accD gene encoding acetyl-CoA carboxylase, carboxyltransferase subunit beta is translated as MAAWFWKGKGEGEDRPKKVNIAEGLWVKCDSCKEIVYRAEVDRAGRVCPKCRYPFRINARERIASIVDEGSFEEREAGLRSKDPLGFKDTKRYTDRVKAARSKTGLEEAVLTGVARIGGHPVVLAVFEFGFLGGSMASVVGEKLARAIELAIQKRLPLLIVSASGGARMQEGILSLMQMAKTAAALKRLADERLPYISLLTDPTTGGVTASFAMLGDLILAEPRALIGFAGPRVIAETIRQPLPEGFQRSEFLLEHGQLDLVVERREIRETLRHIFGFFAGRSLPVP